The following are from one region of the Populus trichocarpa isolate Nisqually-1 chromosome 8, P.trichocarpa_v4.1, whole genome shotgun sequence genome:
- the LOC7480914 gene encoding uncharacterized protein LOC7480914, with protein MEGLDSFDKAAWTKEMLHIFCDICIKAIDMGMRPNTHFNKTRWKFLITSFKEQTGHAFTKTQLKNKWDGCKKDWRIWNKLVSETSVGWNSELGIIAASDEWWKQKIQEIRGAKKFRHVGIEPSLKNKFDRMYSNIVATGAYAWAPSSGVLVGSDVDPGTSNADIGYDGLEEGSGDSEEDVIPDFQTDMARMVGGINMPSSNNTKSGGKRKERDHYDVRGGKKKTTGIGVQLLSRCNHLLESMSTKSDSTSLNMDREGCSIREVMAELHSIPRVSIEDEFHDFATEYLSLRRKREMWASMGDKQQKLRSLQ; from the exons ATGGAAGGTCTTGACTCTTTTGATAAGGCTGCTTGGACAAAGGAAATGTTGCatatattttgtgatatatGCATTAAGGCAATTGATATGGGAATGAGACCTAATACTCATTTCAATAAAACAAGATGGAAATTTCTTATAAcatcattcaaagaacaaactgGCCATGCATTCACTAAAACacagttgaaaaacaaatgggatggaTGCAAAAAGGATTGGAGGATATGGAATAAGCTGGTTTCTGAAACTAGTGTTGGCTGGAATAGTGAGTTAGGCATAATTGCAGCTAGCGATGAGTGgtggaaacaaaaaattcag gAAATTAGAGGAGCCAAAAAATTCAGACATGTCGGTATTGAGCCGtctttgaagaataaatttgacCGAATGTATTCCAACATTGTTGCAACTGGAGCGTATGCATGGGCTCCTTCATCAGGTGTACTTGTTGGTAGTGATGTCGATCCTGGTACAAGCAATGCCGACATTGGGTATGATGGTTTGGAAGAGGGCAGCGGGGATTCAGAGGAAGATGTGATTCCAGATTTCCAGACTGACATGGCTCGAATGGTTGGAGGGATAAATATGCCTAGCAGCAACAACACAAAAAGCggtggcaaaagaaaagaacgagATCATTATGATGTGCGAggtggaaagaagaaaacaactggAATTGGTGTTCAGCTGCTGTCAAGGTGCAATCATCTACTTGAGAGTATGTCGACCAAGAGTGATTCGACTTCTTTGAATATGGATCGCGAAGGTTGTAGTATTCGCGAGGTGATGGCCGAGCTGCACTCAATTCCTAGAGTTTCAATTGAAGATGAGTTTCATGACTTCGCTACGGAGTATCTCAgtttaagaaggaaaagagaaatgtgGGCCAGTATGGGTGATAAGCAACAGAAGTTGAGATCGTTGCAATGA
- the LOC7480917 gene encoding proteasome subunit beta type-5-B, with the protein MKFDTSGLESTASVFGTAGSELVDGFSAAPAFELPTTTDFDGFQKEAVQMVKPAKGTTTLAFIFKDGVIVAADSRASMGGYISSQSVKKIIEINPYMLGTMAGGAADCQFWHRNLGIKCRLHELANKRRISVTGASKLLANILYSYRGMGLSVGTMIAGWDETGPGLYYVDSEGGRLKGTRFSVGSGSPYAYGILDSGYRFDMSIEEAAELGRRAIYHATFRDGASGGVASVYYVGPDGWKKLSGDDVSELHYNYYPVVSTEASEPDRMVEA; encoded by the exons ATGAAGTTTGATACTAGCGGTCTCGAGTCCACTGCTTCGGTCTTTGGAACGGCCGGCAGTGAGCTTGTTGATGGGTTTTCTGCTGCTCCAGCTTTTGAGCTACCCACTACTACAGAT TTTGATGGCTTCCAGAAGGAAGCTGTACAGATGGTGAAGCCGGCCAAGGGGACAACTACGCTTGCCTTTATCTTTAAGGATGGTGTCATTGTTGCGGCTGATTCTCGTGCTAGCATGGGAGGCTATATtt CATCACAgtcagttaaaaaaatcattgaaatcaATCCCTACATGCTTGGTACAATGGCTGGAGGAGCTGCTGATTGTCAGTTTTGGCACAGAAATCTGGGCATTAAG TGCCGACTGCATGAATTGGCAAACAAGCGTAGAATATCAGTCACAGGGGCATCAAAGCTTCTGGCAAACATTCTGTACTCTTACCGTGGAATGGGCTTGTCTGTTGGGACCATGATTGCTGGTTGGGATGAAACG GGTCCTGGACTATATTACGTGGACAGTGAAGGTGGAAGGCTGAAGGGAACAAGATTCTCTGTTGGATCTGGTTCTCCATATGCATATGGTATACTGGATAGTGG GTATCGATTTGATATGTCAATCGAGGAAGCTGCAGAGTTGGGCAGAAGAGCTATTTATCATGCAACTTTCCGTGATGGAGCCAGTGGTGGAGTAGCAAGCG TTTATTATGTGGGACCTGATGGATGGAAGAAATTATCTGGTGATGATGTCTCAGAGCTCCACTACAATTATTATCCAGTTGTGTCAACTGAAGCTTCAGAACCGGACCGAATGGTTGAAGCATAA
- the LOC7480916 gene encoding receptor protein kinase-like protein ZAR1, which produces MKKNLLLTLVFLFFHFLANTELSHSLTPDGLSLLSLKSAVDQTSAGSAFSDWNEDDPTPCLWTGISCMNITGLPDPHVVGIAISGKNLRGYIPSELGNLIYLRRLNLHNNNFYGPIPDQLFNATALHGLFLYGNNLSGSLPPSICNLPRLQNLDLSNNSLSGSLPQNLNSCKQLQRLILAKNKFSGPIPAGIWPDLDNLLQLDLSDNAFNGSIPNDVGELKSLSNTLNLSFNHLSGRIPKSLGNLPITVSFDLRSNNFSGEIPQTGSFANQGPTAFLNNPLLCGFPLHKSCKDSAKSSPGNQNSTPVSDNNSKKGLSPGLIILISVANAAGVALLGLVIVYIYWKKKDDSNGCSCTGKSKFGGNEKSHLCSLCYCVNGLRIEESDLEDQEKVERGKPEGELVAIDKGFTFELDELLKASAYVLGKSGLGIVYKVVLDNGSPVAVRRLGEGGEQRYKEFVAEAQAIGKVKHPNVVKLRAYYWAPDEKLLISDFISNGNLANALRGRNGQPSSLSWSTRLRIAKGTARGLAYLHECSPRKFVHGDLKPSNILLDNKFQPYISDFGLNRLINITGNNPSSSGGFIGGALPYLKSVQTERPNNYRPPEARVSGNRPTQKWDVYSFGVVLLELLTGKSPELSPSASTSIEVPDLVRWVRKGFEEENPLSDMVDPLLLQEVHAKKEVIAVFHVALACAEADPEVRPRMKTVSENLERIGT; this is translated from the exons ATGAAGAAAAACCTCTTATTAACGCTagtctttctcttctttcactTCCTTGCTAACACCGAACTAAGCCACTCCCTCACACCTGATGGACTCTCCCTCCTATCCTTAAAATCAGCCGTTGATCAAACATCAGCTGGCTCTGCTTTCTCTGACTGGAACGAAGATGACCCCACTCCATGTCTCTGGACCGGAATCTCCTGCATGAACATAACCGGATTGCCAGACCCTCATGTTGTAGGCATTGCAATCTCCGGCAAGAATCTCCGCGGCTATATTCCATCAGAGCTTGGGAACTTAATTTATCTTCGGAGACTTAATCTTCACAACAACAACTTCTACGGTCCAATACCTGACCAGTTGTTTAACGCTACTGCACTTCACGGTCTCTTTCTCTACGGTAACAATCTCTCTGGTTCTCTCCCTCCTTCAATCTGTAACCTCCCTCGTCTCCAGAATCTTGATCTTTCCAACAACTCGCTGTCTGGTTCTTTGCCTCAAAACTTGAATAGCTGCAAGCAGTTGCAGAGATTGATCCTTGCGAAGAATAAATTCTCTGGTCCAATTCCAGCTGGGATTTGGCCTGACTTGGATAATTTATTGCAGCTTGATCTCTCTGATAATGCTTTCAATGGATCCATTCCTAATGATGTTGGTGAGCTTAAGTCTCTGTCCAACActttaaatctttctttcaatcatttatcGGGTAGGATTCCGAAATCACTGGGAAATTTACCTATTACTGTCAGTTTTGATCTGCGAAGCAACAATTTCAGCGGTGAGATACCTCAAACAGGGTCTTTTGCAAACCAAGGACCGACTGCTTTCCTCAACAACCCTTTGCTTTGCGGGTTTCCGCTTCATAAATCCTGCAAGGACTCTGCAAAGAGCTCACCGGGAAATCAGAATTCAACTCCGGTTTCtgataataattctaaaaaggGATTAAGTCCCGGTTTGATAATATTAATCTCAGTAGCTAACGCGGCTGGTGTAGCGCTTCTTGGTCTAGTAATAGTATACATTTACTGGAAAAAGAAGGATGATTCTAATGGTTGTAGCTGCACTGGAAAAAGCAAATTTGGTGGCAATGAGAAATCACACTTGTGTTCGCTATGTTATTGTGTTAATGGGCTTCGAATTGAGGAGTCTGATTTGGAAGATCAGGAAAAGGTGGAAAGAGGGAAACCAGAAGGAGAGCTTGTGGCAATCGATAAAGGTTTCACCTTTGAGCTTGATGAATTGCTAAAAGCATCTGCTTATGTGTTGGGGAAGAGTGGGTTGGGGATAGTGTATAAAGTAGTGCTTGACAATGGCAGCCCTGTGGCTGTGAGGAGGCTTGGCGAAGGAGGAGAGCAGAGGTATAAAGAGTTTGTAGCGGAGGCGCAGGCTATTGGAAAGGTCAAGCATCCAAATGTTGTCAAGTTGAGAGCTTATTATTGGGCTCCAGATGAGAAGCTTTTAATCAGTGATTTCATCTCCAATGGCAACTTGGCTAATGCTCTTCGAG GGAGAAATGGACAGCCATCAAGTCTTTCATGGTCAACCAGGCTGAGAATCGCCAAGGGAACAGCCAGGGGCTTAGCCTACCTTCACGAATGCAGCCCAAGAAAATTTGTCCACGGAGACCTCAAGCCATCTAATATTCTCCTCGACAACAAATTCCAACCTTACATTTCTGATTTTGGCCTGAATCGACTGATCAACATCACCGGCAATAATCCCTCCTCTTCAGGTGGCTTTATAGGTGGAGCACTCCCTTACTTAAAATCAGTTCAAACAGAGCGACCAAACAACTACCGTCCTCCAGAGGCCCGTGTTTCTGGTAACAGACCAACCCAAAAATGGGATGTGTATTCATTTGGAGTTGTTTTGCTTGAATTGCTTACTGGAAAATCTCCAGAGCTTTCACCATCCGCATCCACTTCGATAGAAGTTCCAGACTTGGTGAGATGGGTGAGGAAgggttttgaagaagaaaacccttTATCAGACATGGTAGATCCATTGTTGCTCCAAGAAGTGCATGCCAAAAAAGAGGTAATAGCAGTTTTTCATGTTGCCCTTGCTTGCGCTGAAGCTGACCCTGAGGTCCGTCCAAGGATGAAAACTGTATCCGAAAATCTTGAAAGGATTGGAACATAG
- the LOC7494778 gene encoding uncharacterized protein LOC7494778, which translates to MSALFNFHSFLTVVLLGICTCTFVKMHFPAILEQRNGFRGFFWKAARIGERLSPWVAVGCFTMGVSIIFF; encoded by the exons atg TCGGCACTGTTCAATTTCCATTCGTTTCTGACAGTTGTGCTGCTGGGGATTTGTACATGCACTTTTGTGAAGATGCACTTTCCAGCAATCCTTGAACAGAGAAATGG ATTTCGTGGTTTCTTTTGGAAAGCAGCCAGAATTG GTGAACGCTTGAGCCCCTGGGTTGCCGTAGGATGCTTCACAATGGGCGTGtcgataatttttttctga
- the LOC7494776 gene encoding uncharacterized protein At3g27210, giving the protein MGNCASVQKKTGPALKLKCTIDSQGNCIHIESPVKDSSTVNGDHSMTEQLNPKPQSLSPVPYQASVNDLSNREDMFFDSHPWIESDCEDYLSVDGDFTPSCGTTPIHQGSYIEIPLPCEESLCSSSSARSIPEPSPADRKKQLIELFRENINDDLADDNQSFQDTVNGKPIAVYLPSKYTNGSPYQYAESSVRSNETTPHSGSKSGKEKPTHFSHCCLPNIVRSLSFSERRKRLSPAHSG; this is encoded by the exons ATGGGCAATTGTGCTTCAGTTCAAAAGAAAACAGGCCCTGCTTTGAAACTCAAATGCACCATTGATTCTCAAGGAAACTGTATCCATATTGAATCACCTGTGAAGGACAGCAGCACAGTGAATGGTGATCACTCCATGACTGAACAACTCAATCCCAAGCCCCAGTCCTTGTCGCCAGTGCCTTATCAAGCCAGTGTTAATGACTTGA GTAACCGAGAGGATATGTTTTTTGATTCTCATCCCTGGATAGAGTCTGATTGTGAAGATTACCTCAGCGTCGATGGTG ATTTCACTCCATCATGTGGCACTACTCCTATTCACCAAGGCAGCTATATAGAAATTCCTCTTCCATGTGAAGAGTCTCTCTGTAGTAGTAGTTCAGCCAGGTCAATACCTGAACCTTCTCCAGCTGATAGGAAGAAGCAACTAATCGAGCTCTTTCGAGAGAACATCAACGACGATCTGGCTGATGACAACCAAAGTTTCCAAGACACAGTCAACGGCAAGCCTATTGCTGTTTACCTCCCTTCAAAATATACAAATGGAAGTCCATATCAATATGCAGAAAGCTCTGTCCGCAGCAATGAAACAACTCCACACAGTGGTTCCAAATCTGGAAAAGAGAAACCAACTCATTTTTCACATTGCTGCCTTCCAAATATTGTGCGGAGCCTGAGCTTTAGTGAGAGGAGGAAGAGGCTTAGCCCTGCCCATAGTGGTTAA
- the LOC7494777 gene encoding mitochondrial import inner membrane translocase subunit TIM17-2, giving the protein MGTPETSREPCPDRILDDIGGAFGMGAVGGSAFHFLKGVHNSPSGARLMGGTQAVRMNAPRVGGSFAVWGGLFSAFDCSMVYLRQKEDPWNSIIAGAATGGFLSMRQGLGASARSAVFGGVLLGLIEGAGIMLNKVMGDQQSMPIMIDEDPIPAMAGGGPGGFPMGQAQEGESGSWFGGWFGGEKKKKESTAASSKTEVLESFDAPPVPTFEYK; this is encoded by the coding sequence ATGGGGACACCTGAGACTTCTAGAGAGCCGTGTCCAGACCGGATTCTGGACGACATCGGCGGCGCTTTTGGAATGGGAGCTGTTGGCGGATCGGCTTTCCACTTCCTAAAAGGCGTCCACAATTCTCCCAGCGGTGCACGTCTTATGGGCGGTACACAAGCCGTTCGAATGAATGCGCCGCGTGTCGGAGGCAGTTTCGCCGTGTGGGGAGGCCTCTTCTCCGCCTTTGACTGTTCGATGGTTTACCTCCGCCAGAAGGAGGATCCTTGGAACTCAATCATCGCCGGCGCCGCCACGGGAGGCTTTCTCTCCATGCGGCAAGGGCTTGGCGCCTCCGCTCGGTCAGCTGTATTTGGTGGCGTTCTTTTGGGTCTGATAGAAGGAGCTGGGATTATGCTTAACAAGGTTATGGGTGATCAACAGAGCATGCCAATCATGATTGATGAAGATCCTATCCCTGCTATGGCTGGTGGTGGGCCAGGAGGGTTCCCCATGGGCCAGGCCCAAGAGGGTGAGTCGGGTTCGTGGTTCGGTGGGTGGTTCGgtggagagaagaagaagaaggaatcgACGGCGGCTAGTAGTAAGACGGAGGTTTTGGAGAGTTTTGATGCACCACCTGTGCCAACTTTTGAGtacaagtga
- the LOC127905703 gene encoding uncharacterized protein LOC127905703, protein MDCKDMEENGTKTRSLRFQDYYNRRVFLRSYPLHFGAEDEKTNEEKVSATNKDTEKKPIRRMFSAVIHWGEGKVLILRKFKDKLQVYIIACMPISFKPPTALVSI, encoded by the exons ATGGATTGCAAAGATATGGAGGAAAATGGGACGAAAACAAGGAGCCTTCGTTTTCAAGACTACTACAATAGAAGGGTGTTCTTGAGAAGCTATCCTCTTCATTTCGGAGCAGAAGATGAGAAAACCAATGAAGAGAAGGTCAGCGCCACAAACAAGGATACTGAGAAGAAACCCATCAGGAGGATGTTCTCAGCAGTAATTCACTGGGGTGAAGGAAAGGTTCTAATATTGAGGAAATTTAAGGATAAGCTCCAG GTTTATATCATAGCTTGTATGCCTATCAGCTTCAAGCCCCCTACGGCACTAGTTTCTATTTAA